Below is a window of Alphaproteobacteria bacterium DNA.
TTTATTGATGGGTGGCTTGCCACGCTGCACAACCCATGTGGCCAGAAACAGAATGATGCTGCCTGCAATGCCAATTGCGCCCCAGCTTCCGCCCGTAAATGTGCCAAGCGTAACCGCCAGGATGAACATCAATAAGGCAAAGGCGCCAATCATATTCGTTGTGCTCATGCGGCGCTGGTTTTTGATTGTTTGAATTTATTGAGTAGGTGCTGGTAATGGGCAAGCCAGCGCTGGGTCACGGCTTCCTTGGTGAAGTTTGCCACATATTCCGCATAGCCATTGGCGACCGTTTTTTCTTGCAAGGCTTTATCATCCAGCATGCGGCGGATGGCAGCGCCCAGCGAAGGCGCATCATTAATCGGCACCATCAGGCCGTTATGTTCATTTACAATATGTGCGGCGGGGCCTGCGCTTTCACACGCAACAAACGGAACCTTTGCGCTCCAAGCTTCCAGAATAACGGTACCAAATGGTTCGTAATTCGATGGCATGGCGCATATATCTGCCGCCTTTAGCAACGCGCCGCGATCGGTGCGCCAGCCCAAAAACCGTACGCGGTTTTCAATGCCAAGTTTTGCTGCCAAGGCTTCCAGTTCCTTTTGCATCGGGCCATCGCCTGCAAGCCACAGATAGCAGTCTGCAAAATCCTTTGTCGCATGCATAAGTGTATCTAGACCCTTTTTAGGGTGAAGACGCGATAGGGTAAGAATAACTTTTGCATCTGCGGGTGTATTTAATGTGGCGCGGTCAAGCGCAGGCGCATCAATAATTGAAGGGAAGGTGGGGATATAGGTTGCATCTTGTGCTGCAACGCCTTCACGGATGGTATGGGCAATAATATCCTTGGTCACGCCGACATAATCGGTGCAATGCGCGTAATGCTTGATGACTTCGTAATTGCCAAACCAGCCAATCAGCGGGCCAGTTTTTGCGGCGGAGGCTGGAACCAGACTTGCCGCGCGGCGCATCCAGCAATGGATGATGTCCGGCTTTTCACGGGCAATCACCTGTTTCATTTTGTGGCGTTGCCACGGGCGAAAAGGGTTATGGAGAACTTCCGGTGCCATGCGAATGCCGGCGGCTTTCAATTCATTATAGCGCGGCGCGGTTTCGCGCATGACTACGCATTGATTAATTCCCTTTTCATGTAAGGCGAGCATCACGTCGGTTGAATAAACCTCCGCCCCGCCATTGCCGTTACCCGCCATGATGTGAAGAATGCGCATGAATAATCCTGCTCGCTAACTGGCGGCAGATTGGCATGGCGCGACCCGAAATCTCTAATCCTTTTTTTGGAGAATTATTTTGGTCTTGTTTTGACTAAAACGGCTGGATCATGGTAGGAACATAACATGAACAACGCGCCATTGCAAGATAACCAAGTTGGCTGGCTTTTGCTGGATTTAAACTCGTTTTTTGCATCCTGCGAACAGCAGGAGCAACCGCATCTGCGCGGTAAGCCGATTATCATCGTGCCGATGATGAGCGATGGCACCTGCGCGATTGCCGCAAGTTATGAAGCCAAAAAATTCGGCATCAAAACCGGCACCAAAGTATATGACGCCAAACAACGCTGCCCCGATTTAATTCTGGTGCAGGCGCGGCACAAAATTTATACGCAGTACCATCATAAAATTATCGCGGCGGTCGAGTGCTGTATTCCGGTTGAAAAAGTTTTGTCGGTGGATGAAATGGCGTGCCGTTTGGAACCGCAAGAACGCCATGTGGAAGTCGCTAAGGATCTCGCCCATAAAATCAAACGCGTGATAAGCGAACAGGTGGGGGAATGCCTGACCTGTTCTATCGGCCTTGCGCCCAACATGTTTTTGGCAAAGGTTGCCAGCGATATGCAAAAGCCCAATGGCCTGACGGTCATCACCAAAAACGATTTGCCGCATGCCCTTTACAAACTGAAATTGATTGAAATATGCGGCATTGGGAGGCAGATGGAAAAACGCCCTAACCATGCGGGCATCTGGACGGTGCCGGATTTAATGGCAACCCCGCGCGGGCAAATGCGCCTGATATGGGGCGGGGCGCATGGCGTGTTGTTCCATGAATTGCTGCACGGCGCGGATTTGCAATTGCCATCATCCGGCCTTACCAAAAGCATGAGCCATCAACATGTGCTGGAACCCAAATTGCGTACCATGGCAGGGGCGATGGATTTTTCGCATCATTTATTGGCAAAAGCGGCAGAGCGCCTGCGCAAAGGTGAATATTATTGCAGCCGTTTAGTGTTGCATGTTTCATTTAAAAATAACGAGCAGAATTCCGAAATCAATCAGTGGGGCAATTGGGCAGGGTGGGGCAATGAAACATCGTTCCCTGAAACGCAGGAAACGAATTACCTGATGCACCGCCTGCGGGAGTTGTGGCAAGACGCAATGCGCCCGCCCTATATCCAAATGAAACCGCTGAAAGTTGGCGTGGTGCTGTGCGGATTAGTGCCAAAGGAAGCGCACCAGCCGGATTTATTTGCACCGCCCGAAAAGGTATTTGAACGGCCATTGCCCAGGCCAACCGCGCCGCTTAATCATCTGGTGGATGAAATCAACGCACGTTATGGCCGCCATACCATTAGCTTTGGCATGCGCGGCAGTGAAGCCAAAAAGTTTACCGGCCATGCCGCATTCCAGCGCGTGCCGGACGAGTGGGAGTATTGAGTTACCCGGCGACTAGCCCGTCTTGTGCAAGTTTGCGCATAATCTCCGGCAGTGCGGTGGTATCGCCTTCGGGGATATAGGATTTTACGGCTTCGATAATCTGCGGAATGTCGTGATAGCCATCCATGTTACAAAGGGCTACGCGCTCCATCATATTCAGCGGGCGAACGTCCATGCGCTGCGTCATCGCCCATTCCTGCTGTGACGCCTGATACCGCGCGAGCGGAAATGCAATCGGGCGCGGCGAAATGCTGGCGCAATGCTGCATGGGCTCCTGCAACAAGGTAAAGCCACCCGCGAATACCAGCATCAGAATTTTTTCCATGAACGCCTGTTGACCAGCACTGGGCAGCGCATCAATAAACGGCGCCAGCGGCATGGATTGCCCGGCTTGTTTATCCAATTGTTCAATCAACCGCGCCACATCACCATCGCTGCCATTCATATCCAGCTTTCCCGCTACGCGGTAGGCTTTGGCGCCGTCTGCTGCGGTTTCAACCGTGAAATGCGACAGCACATGCATGGCGCGCAGGATGCTTGGCGGAACATCGGCGCGCAGCGGCGCGTCTTTGCGGCAGAGCAGCGCGCTGCGAAAGCGGCGGCTGGTGATGAAATCGATATATTGTTCTTGGCGAACGCGGTCAGTTGTTGCGGACAGCAACGGCAGTAGTTCAGGCGGCGGGTTAACCTTGCCCTGCGTCGTCAAATCCGTATCCGCGATATAAGAAAGCCCATGCGCGTTTGCCATTTTCACGAAGTCTTGCAGATAGAACGCATGATTATTTTCTTCCAAATGATCGTGCAGCAAATACGCATCCGGCTTGTTCTTGATGGTGTCTTGCTCGCTTTGCAAAAAGGCTGAATAGGCAGAACCGCGCGGCGCGGTAATGGCGGTGACGGTGCGCAGCATATCGCGCGCGCTAACTGCTTTGGCTTGCGGTGATGGGGCGTTCTCGCTGTGAAACAGCATCATATCGCGCACCATGCGCACCATGTGCCAGCCCGGCAATGCATTAAAGCTGATATAGGCAACGCCGTGGGGCGACAGCCGGTTGCCGCACATTTCCATTAGCTTTGCTTGAATTGGCGGCGCCACCCACGACAACATGCCATGCGCAATGATGTAATCGAACTGGCCCCACGATGCCGGAATATCGGAAAGCGAAATCGCCTCCAGCTTGACGTTGGGCAGCGCAAGCGTCGCCGCATGGCGCTTTGCCGTTTCAATCTGGCGGGCGGACATATCAATGCCCACGCATTCGGCATGTGGGAACAGCGCCGCGATGCCGATGATGTTCACGCCTTCGGCGCAGCCAATTTCAAGAATACGTGCTTTGGTAGGTGAAGCGGGCTTCAACCCATAAAGAGCAGCCAGACCCTGTAACAATAACGGATTGGTTTCAGGGTATGGATAGCTGGCATACGGCATTGCATCGTATGCGTCGCCTGTATTGTTGTTGTTTTGTAAGGGGTTTAGTGCCAAGTATTAATCTCTCAAGAAGCCCAATTCATAGACCATGGGAACTAGTTTTTCAGTCAATACTCTATAAGCCAATTCAAAGTTTGCAAATGATGTTTCCTTGCCGTCACCGCTATCATTACGTTTTTTTAAGGCATTGCGAATTTGATACCACCCCACATCAGGACGATTGAGCTTGAGTTCATCGCGCACATTATGGGTATCGGTTTCAGCAAAATACGCACGCCATAAATCACGCCCTGTTGCTAATACAGCTTTTGCTTCGGGCGAAAGCTTTTTATCAGATAAGTAGCGCACCATAAAATCGGACTCAAATCGACTAGGCGCGTTCACTTCAGTTTCGGTATAAGGGATAAAGTGGTTTACGATTGACCATGTTTTTCCATTCCATTCCAAGCCATCAGCGCTAGCAGTTCTATTGCATCTATTGAATAGCATCCATATCAGGCAATCGTTCTTAAATTCATCGGAAAGGGGTGCGGTTGGCTGCAAAAACTGGTCACGGTCGTTTTGCCAAGTTGGGACAACTAAACGGCGAACAGAAAAAATGATCGTAGCCTGCCAAAGATTTTCAGCATTTACATAAAAACCATCACCTTGTCCATAAGGTGATGAGAATAGAACTGTCTGTTGCTCTGCATGTTGTAAATCATTTTTTCCACAGTACATATAGGCAATCGCACCATCAGACCAAGTGCTTACTCTTGGCTTTGAAGTCGCAGCTGTTATTCCATTTTTAAGCGGGATCGCAAATATCCCGTTTGTTTTAGGTCGAGCCAACCAGACATTTAAATAGGATTTGTTAGGCAAATTAAAAAATGCCTTTTCACCAATTGGATTTGCCTGTTTATCCAAGACTTCCACAGAAATATCAGTAATAGGGCTTCTTATAGTGGCAGCTTGACTTGTTTTCCAAATCAAAAATCCAATAGGAAATTTTCCTGATAATCCTTCAAATGCCTTGTTATGCACTATGAACCCGCCTAAATATTTTGCGTTCCAAGCATGTCTAAATTTTTCAAAGTTTGGAGCATTTACATATTTTAATGTACTAAACATAGCCAAGGTCGCATTAGGAATTTCTTGAGCTATGCGGGCAACAAACTGTGTAAACAGTTCATTGCTAGCCTTGCCATATTTTTCCATTGCGGTTGCTGCGAATTTTGTTTTAGCAACCCCACTTTTATTTTCTGTATCTAATTCCGCAGATGTATTACCCCTAGTTCCAACCTCCGCATAAGGCGGGTTAATTAGAACCAGAATTTTTTTGCCTTCTGCGATAGCCTTGCGCAGACCATCAGGAATTTTGTTGGTCAGGCTGTAATCAATCTGTCCGAAATCATCAATATCATCATTCAGATAATCATATTGAAACCGTGTTGCAGCAACGCACGTTTTTGTTGCCTTCATTACATTCACATCTGCTTCATCCAGCGTGCTCATGTAAATATTGCGTGGATTAGAATGTTTAACTTCCAGATTGCCGACGCCGCAACACATATCCCAAACAATATATTGGCTCTGCCAGTTTTTTCCCAAAGTTTCCGTCAATTTATCATACGCTTTATCGACCACATGCAGTGGGGTGTAATACGCGCCTTTGAATGCCCGTTCGTCTAAAGGAATTAAACTATCTCGCCGTTCAAGTAGGTAATTGCGATATTCTTCAGCGGGCGGGCGGTGATAAATTGCCCAGAAGCGACGATAGCCTTCTTTGCTGCCCAGCTCGTAATTTTTTCCGTTCAGTTCAAAAACGGGCTGATTATTCGCATGCAGCAGACGTGCGGGAAGATTGTCATGTGTGGAAACATTTCCATCACTCATAATATCTGCAAAGAATAAAAGATTATAATTTTCTTCTTCTACTCCTTTTATTTCGCGCCCGATCATTCCTACCCATTTATCAAACACCTGCTTTAGATTGTCGGGTGTGATTTGTGTGCGAATAATATCGCCTTTTTGGATGGCGGCCTTTACGGTTGAAACGAATTCCTCGCCATGTTCGGCAATTTTGAAGGATACAAAATAGGTTCCGATAAAAGCTGAAACCTGCTCTAGTGCTTCCTTTGGATATTGGCTGGCTGATCTTCCCCACTTGATTGTTTTTTTATCTAGAAACGGCAGCACGTTAGCCGTTTTCATAATTGCAGCTTTTTCTGTATCAATCACAGCAAGAAATGGCGGTACTTCTTCGCCTTTATTCCGAGCGACCTGAACATAGTGCAGTAATTGCGTAAACATTGCGTAGGTGGAGGTGGGCTTGTCTTTCGCTTCAAACCATATTTCTTTGGTTTGAATATCAATCAGGTTTTTACTGACGTTCTTTAGCCCAAGAGCCTTGATGTAAATATCCTTCACATCTTCTTCGGTTTTGGCTTCTTTGAGTATTTGATAAAGGGTCATAATCTTCCAGTAAAGGTGATGCTTTTAAAGCTGTTCAGGATATATTATGACAATTTAGATGCTTGCGGGATTGTAAAAACATGCTAAGGCATGTTTTTATCCTCGGCAAGCCTCGGACTTGCTTCGCTGCGCATAAAACAGCTTCGCTGTTTTTACGAACCCGCGGGTTCGAATTCACGTGTATGAGCGCTAAAACTAAAAAAGAGCCCAGCGGGCTCTTTTTTAGTTTAATGGCGACCCCTACGGGATTCGAACCCGTGTTACTACCGTGAAAGGGTAATGTCCTAGGCCTCTAGACGAAGGGGTCGTGATGAGGCTTTGCTTTAAAGAGTGCATTGAATAATCGCTTCGGCTGCATAAATCAAGCGCTTTAGCGATGTCGCCTCAAGTCTTTTAAAACAGGCCTAAACCCCAATAATCGGGCGGGGTTTGGCGCTGTAAAAACCCGCCCCAAATCACCCCAATTGCCTTAAACGATTAATAAACCTTCTATCGGCAAAGCTGGAGGCATGAGTGATGCCGATTTTCAGGAACAGCAAGACCATTACGCCAAGGTCTTCACCCAAGTGGGGGATTTGGTAACGCCGCCGCGTTATTACGTGATGGGCGACAGCCACAGTCTGTTTTTTGCGGGCGCGGAGCAGGTGCTGGATACCCATACTGTCTTTGGCCCCATTCATCAGGGGGTGCGCGTTATTCACATGGGCTCTGGCCTTGCGACTTCGCTGGCCAAGGCTGGCGGGCGGAATTTATCGCGCGAGAAAATTGCCAAGGCGTTGCCCGAAGTTACGGCGAATGGCAATCCGCCCATCGTATTGGTGTTTGGTGAAATGGATTGCCGTTTCCATATTCGCCAACGTGCGCAAGCCGCGAATAACGACACGGTTGATGGCTGGGCTATGTCGGCGCAGGTGACGGCACTGCGTTACATTTCATTTGTGATGGAATTAAAACTGAACGGGTTTAAACCGTTCGTGTATGCGCCCGTTGCCAGCACGCCGCGCCCTGCGGATGCGCATCGCTACCTTACCATCGGCACGACGATGGAGCGCAACTGGCTAACCATTCAGTTCACCGGCATGCTGCGTGAATTATGCCGTGCGCGTGGGATTGAGGTTATTTCACTTATCGACAAACTGGTGGATGAAAAGCTGAATACCGTGCCGGATTTTTCCAGCGATGATGTGCATTTAAGCCAGCGTTATTGGCCATTGTGGGAATCGCGCACTAAAGGCCTTCTATAAACCCTGTTTTCGTAAGCGCAAACAGCGGTTATGCTGGCTGGCATGTCCTTTGTTCCCAATCCTACGCAAAACACAACCACAGCGCCTAATCTTGTTGAGGCGCGCCGGCTGACCAAACGCTTTGGCGGGTTGCTGGCGGTTGATAATGTAAGTTTTGTAATTAAACCGAAAGCCATCACCGCCATTATTGGCCCCAACGGTGCGGGTAAGACAACCGTGTTCAATTGCCTGACCGGATTTTATCGCCCCACATCCGGCACGCTTACGGCATATACGGGCGTTGGCGGTGCTGCGTTTGACCTTGCGAAATTGCCAACCCACCAAATTGGTGTAAAGGCAGGCTTGGCGCGCACATTCCAGAACATCCGGTTGTTCAAGCGCCTGTCGGTTCTGGAAAACGCATTGGCAGGCCAGCATGGTGCGCTGATGAAGGCATCAGGCTTTAGCGTGGCGGGTTTGTTGAATTTGCCATCCTACCGCGCGGCTGAACGTATGGCGGTTGAAAAAGCACGTTTTTGGCTTGAAAAGCTGGGCCTGATTGATTTAGCCGATGCGGAGGCAGGCAGTTTGCCCTATGGCGCGCAGCGGCGGTTGGAAATTGCGCGCGCATTATGTATGGACCCAAAATTATTATGCCTTGATGAACCAGCGGCGGGGTTGAACCCGCAGGAATCCGGTGCGCTGGCTGAATTTTTAAAAAGCCTGCGCGATACGTTTGATGTATCGGTGCTGCTGATTGAACATGATATGAGCGTGGTCATGGGCATTTCCGACCATGTGATTGTACTGGATCATGGCGCAAAGATTGCCCAAGGAACAGCAGCGCAGGTGCGTGAAAACCCCGAAGTCATCAAAGCGTATTTAGGGGTGGATGATGAGGCCCAATAACATGTTGTGCTTTAAAGATGTATCATCATCATATGGCCCGGTTGATGTGCTGCATCATGTCAGTTTGGATGTGCAGCAGGGCGAAATTGTCACGCTGATTGGCGCAAATGGTGCAGGTAAAACCACATTGTTGATGACACTGTGCGGTAATCCGCGCGCAAAAACCGGCACCATTACGTTTAATGGCCGCGATATTACCTATTTGCCAACCGATGAGATTATGCGCGGGCGCATCGCGCATGTGCCAGAAGGCCGCCATATCTTTCCGCGCATGACGGTTTTGGAAAATCTGCAACTGGGCGGCTATTTTGAAAGCGCCGCACATAACGCGCAGGATCTGGAAAAAGTTTTTACCTTATTCCCGCGTTTACAAGAACGCATGAAACAAATTGCTGGAACATTATCCGGCGGGGAACAGCAAATGCTGGCACTGGGCCGCGCCATGATGTCGCGCCCCGCGCTGCTGTTATTGGATGAGCCATCACTGGGTTTAGCGCCGCTGATTGTAAAGGATATTTTTGCCAGCCTTAAACGCCTGAATGAAACCGAAAAACTGACCATCTTTTTGGTGGAACAAAATGCCAATGCCGCGCTGAAATTGGCGCATAAAGGCCATGTTTTGGTGGGAGGGTGTATTACGCTTTCCGGCACGGGCCAAGAATTACTCAACCATCCCGCAGTGAGAGCTGCGTATCTCGAAGGTCATCACGAAAGGAAGTCTGCATGAAGAAGTTTTTACTCGCGCTGGGTTTGGTATGTGTTGCGTCTGCCGCGCATGCAGATATTTCAATTGGTTTAATCGCGCCACTTACGGGGCAATATGCCGTGTTCGGCGAACAAATTAAAAAGGGTGCGGAGCAAGCGGTGAAGAATATCAATGCCGCTGGCGGCGTACTGGGCCAGCAATTGAAACTGGAAACCGCGGATGATGCGTGCGACCCCAAACAAGCCGTCGCCGCCGCCAACCAGATGGCAAGCAAGGGCGTTAAATATGTTGTCGGCCATTATTGTTCGGGTTCGGCCATTCCATCATCCAAAGTGTTGATGGAGGAAAAGGTGCTGCTCATTTCGCCGGGTGCAACCAACCCCAAATATACCGATGAAGGTAGTGACACGGTGTTCCGTGTATGCGGGCGCGATGACAAGCAGGGCGGGGTAATCGCGAATGAAATCGTTACAAAATATAAAGGCAAGAATGTTGCGTTGCTCAATGATAAATCAGCCTATGGGCGTGGCTTGGCCGATGAAGTGAAGCGCGAATTGAACAAGGCGGGGATTACCGAAGCCAAATTTGAATCCTTCGCCGCAGGGGAAAAGGATTATTCGGCAATTGTCGCCAGTCTGAAGCAAGCGAATATCGATGTGGTGTTCATCGGCGGTTATCACACCGAAAGCGGGTTGATTACACGCCAATTGCGCGAAGCAGG
It encodes the following:
- a CDS encoding glycosyltransferase, producing the protein MRILHIMAGNGNGGAEVYSTDVMLALHEKGINQCVVMRETAPRYNELKAAGIRMAPEVLHNPFRPWQRHKMKQVIAREKPDIIHCWMRRAASLVPASAAKTGPLIGWFGNYEVIKHYAHCTDYVGVTKDIIAHTIREGVAAQDATYIPTFPSIIDAPALDRATLNTPADAKVILTLSRLHPKKGLDTLMHATKDFADCYLWLAGDGPMQKELEALAAKLGIENRVRFLGWRTDRGALLKAADICAMPSNYEPFGTVILEAWSAKVPFVACESAGPAAHIVNEHNGLMVPINDAPSLGAAIRRMLDDKALQEKTVANGYAEYVANFTKEAVTQRWLAHYQHLLNKFKQSKTSAA
- a CDS encoding DNA polymerase; this translates as MNNAPLQDNQVGWLLLDLNSFFASCEQQEQPHLRGKPIIIVPMMSDGTCAIAASYEAKKFGIKTGTKVYDAKQRCPDLILVQARHKIYTQYHHKIIAAVECCIPVEKVLSVDEMACRLEPQERHVEVAKDLAHKIKRVISEQVGECLTCSIGLAPNMFLAKVASDMQKPNGLTVITKNDLPHALYKLKLIEICGIGRQMEKRPNHAGIWTVPDLMATPRGQMRLIWGGAHGVLFHELLHGADLQLPSSGLTKSMSHQHVLEPKLRTMAGAMDFSHHLLAKAAERLRKGEYYCSRLVLHVSFKNNEQNSEINQWGNWAGWGNETSFPETQETNYLMHRLRELWQDAMRPPYIQMKPLKVGVVLCGLVPKEAHQPDLFAPPEKVFERPLPRPTAPLNHLVDEINARYGRHTISFGMRGSEAKKFTGHAAFQRVPDEWEY
- a CDS encoding class I SAM-dependent methyltransferase produces the protein MALNPLQNNNNTGDAYDAMPYASYPYPETNPLLLQGLAALYGLKPASPTKARILEIGCAEGVNIIGIAALFPHAECVGIDMSARQIETAKRHAATLALPNVKLEAISLSDIPASWGQFDYIIAHGMLSWVAPPIQAKLMEMCGNRLSPHGVAYISFNALPGWHMVRMVRDMMLFHSENAPSPQAKAVSARDMLRTVTAITAPRGSAYSAFLQSEQDTIKNKPDAYLLHDHLEENNHAFYLQDFVKMANAHGLSYIADTDLTTQGKVNPPPELLPLLSATTDRVRQEQYIDFITSRRFRSALLCRKDAPLRADVPPSILRAMHVLSHFTVETAADGAKAYRVAGKLDMNGSDGDVARLIEQLDKQAGQSMPLAPFIDALPSAGQQAFMEKILMLVFAGGFTLLQEPMQHCASISPRPIAFPLARYQASQQEWAMTQRMDVRPLNMMERVALCNMDGYHDIPQIIEAVKSYIPEGDTTALPEIMRKLAQDGLVAG
- a CDS encoding SGNH/GDSL hydrolase family protein, with product MSDADFQEQQDHYAKVFTQVGDLVTPPRYYVMGDSHSLFFAGAEQVLDTHTVFGPIHQGVRVIHMGSGLATSLAKAGGRNLSREKIAKALPEVTANGNPPIVLVFGEMDCRFHIRQRAQAANNDTVDGWAMSAQVTALRYISFVMELKLNGFKPFVYAPVASTPRPADAHRYLTIGTTMERNWLTIQFTGMLRELCRARGIEVISLIDKLVDEKLNTVPDFSSDDVHLSQRYWPLWESRTKGLL
- a CDS encoding ABC transporter ATP-binding protein, whose amino-acid sequence is MSFVPNPTQNTTTAPNLVEARRLTKRFGGLLAVDNVSFVIKPKAITAIIGPNGAGKTTVFNCLTGFYRPTSGTLTAYTGVGGAAFDLAKLPTHQIGVKAGLARTFQNIRLFKRLSVLENALAGQHGALMKASGFSVAGLLNLPSYRAAERMAVEKARFWLEKLGLIDLADAEAGSLPYGAQRRLEIARALCMDPKLLCLDEPAAGLNPQESGALAEFLKSLRDTFDVSVLLIEHDMSVVMGISDHVIVLDHGAKIAQGTAAQVRENPEVIKAYLGVDDEAQ
- a CDS encoding ABC transporter ATP-binding protein; translation: MLCFKDVSSSYGPVDVLHHVSLDVQQGEIVTLIGANGAGKTTLLMTLCGNPRAKTGTITFNGRDITYLPTDEIMRGRIAHVPEGRHIFPRMTVLENLQLGGYFESAAHNAQDLEKVFTLFPRLQERMKQIAGTLSGGEQQMLALGRAMMSRPALLLLDEPSLGLAPLIVKDIFASLKRLNETEKLTIFLVEQNANAALKLAHKGHVLVGGCITLSGTGQELLNHPAVRAAYLEGHHERKSA
- a CDS encoding branched-chain amino acid ABC transporter substrate-binding protein, with the translated sequence MKKFLLALGLVCVASAAHADISIGLIAPLTGQYAVFGEQIKKGAEQAVKNINAAGGVLGQQLKLETADDACDPKQAVAAANQMASKGVKYVVGHYCSGSAIPSSKVLMEEKVLLISPGATNPKYTDEGSDTVFRVCGRDDKQGGVIANEIVTKYKGKNVALLNDKSAYGRGLADEVKRELNKAGITEAKFESFAAGEKDYSAIVASLKQANIDVVFIGGYHTESGLITRQLREAGSKAQVIGGDALVTNEFWSITGNAGEGVLMTFGPDPRKNADAKTVVAEFHKQNYEPEGYTLYSYASVQIFADAIKNAGANDVTKVTKAMHGDKFKTVLGELGFDAKGDVLAPAYVLYIWKDGKYAER